From one Bacillus sp. FJAT-42376 genomic stretch:
- the manA gene encoding mannose-6-phosphate isomerase, class I has protein sequence MHAQPLFFGPVFKERIWGGSNLASFGYELPFEQTGECWAFSAHPNGQSTVENGELAGKTLGELWEQHRELFGHLPGDRFPLLTKILDANHDLSVQVHPDDGYAMEHEQGELGKTECWYVIDCEEGAELIFGHHARTKEELEQWIDEGTWDQLLRRIPIKKGDFFYVPSGTVHALCKGSVVLETQQNSDTTYRLYDYDRRDASGSLRELHLDKSKDVITVPHAMDSLNIQIDAVPGKKVTQYVNVNHFTVCKWEIDGEAEFVQDQPFLLCSVIEGEGTLIKAGMSYRLKKGMHFLVPHAFGDFKLSGSAQLIVSHV, from the coding sequence ATGCATGCACAGCCTTTATTTTTCGGGCCGGTCTTCAAAGAAAGAATTTGGGGAGGGAGCAATTTGGCTTCCTTTGGGTATGAGCTGCCTTTTGAACAGACTGGGGAATGCTGGGCTTTTTCAGCGCATCCAAACGGCCAGAGCACCGTGGAGAATGGAGAATTGGCAGGGAAAACGCTGGGAGAACTTTGGGAGCAGCACCGGGAATTGTTCGGTCATCTTCCAGGGGATCGTTTTCCGCTTTTGACAAAAATACTAGATGCAAACCATGATCTATCTGTACAGGTTCATCCTGACGATGGGTATGCAATGGAACATGAACAAGGTGAACTGGGCAAAACAGAGTGCTGGTATGTTATCGATTGTGAAGAAGGAGCAGAGCTCATTTTCGGCCATCATGCCCGGACAAAAGAAGAGCTTGAACAATGGATTGACGAAGGGACATGGGATCAGCTTCTGCGCAGGATTCCTATTAAAAAAGGGGATTTTTTCTATGTGCCGAGCGGAACCGTTCATGCTCTCTGCAAGGGATCGGTCGTTCTTGAAACTCAGCAGAATTCAGATACAACCTACCGGCTGTATGACTATGACAGAAGAGACGCATCCGGAAGCCTGCGTGAACTTCATCTTGATAAATCAAAGGACGTCATTACGGTTCCGCACGCCATGGATTCACTGAATATTCAAATAGATGCTGTTCCCGGTAAGAAGGTTACGCAATATGTGAATGTGAATCATTTTACTGTCTGCAAATGGGAGATTGATGGGGAAGCCGAGTTCGTTCAGGATCAGCCATTTTTACTTTGCTCTGTCATTGAAGGTGAGGGGACTCTTATTAAGGCCGGGATGAGCTACCGTTTGAAAAAAGGAATGCATTTCCTTGTTCCGCACGCATTTGGGGATTTTAAACTGAGCGGTTCAGCTCAATTAATTGTTTCACATGTATAG
- a CDS encoding FAD-dependent oxidoreductase, with amino-acid sequence MDTLSFFGRELPVLYKADCVVAGGGTAGAAAAIAALEEGLHTVIVEKTIALGGTQTNALVSPMMPTYMKGNRVNRLIIERLNKENIQTDDGTTACSWFNTETLSGVLEQLITERGGSILYDANIVDCIKEGSRITHLIINTCEGLAAIEGKTFIDATADALLSRTAGVPVESGNKEGHNQQISFRFEMAGIDIEALRTFMLSKNETFCKIENPAFFEIAMVPGKGHVLESFFQKGLENGDLIEEDLRYFQAFTQPGKTGVMSFNCPHIPGIHRTTSAVLRSQGVTKGREMIRRLTRFLPKYIPGFEHSFLVKEASQLGIRESYRIIGQYVLTEKDYVQRARFRDGIARGDWYIDVHSTAAEQVEEAKFSRGEYYEIPYRSLITYEISNLIAAGRHISSTFFMQASLRIQPTVREVAEAAGVACAYSVQNGISLNELDGAIIKQQLSTAEGQR; translated from the coding sequence ATGGACACACTATCTTTCTTTGGACGGGAACTGCCCGTTCTTTATAAAGCCGACTGTGTTGTGGCGGGCGGCGGAACAGCGGGTGCAGCGGCTGCCATCGCTGCGCTGGAGGAAGGGCTGCACACGGTCATTGTTGAAAAGACGATTGCTCTCGGAGGCACTCAGACAAATGCGCTCGTTTCACCGATGATGCCCACCTATATGAAAGGCAATCGGGTAAACCGTTTAATCATTGAAAGGCTGAATAAGGAAAACATACAGACGGATGATGGAACGACAGCATGCAGCTGGTTCAATACCGAGACGCTGAGCGGTGTATTGGAGCAGCTCATCACAGAGCGGGGAGGCAGCATTTTATATGATGCCAATATCGTCGATTGCATCAAAGAAGGCAGCCGGATTACGCACCTGATCATCAACACATGTGAGGGGCTTGCAGCCATAGAGGGCAAAACGTTTATTGATGCAACGGCGGATGCGCTTCTTTCCCGTACAGCAGGGGTTCCCGTCGAATCAGGAAACAAGGAAGGACACAACCAGCAAATTTCCTTCCGGTTCGAGATGGCCGGAATTGACATTGAAGCTTTGAGGACATTCATGCTTTCCAAAAATGAAACATTTTGCAAAATCGAAAATCCAGCCTTTTTTGAAATTGCGATGGTGCCTGGAAAAGGGCATGTACTGGAATCCTTTTTTCAAAAAGGACTGGAAAACGGGGATTTGATAGAAGAAGACCTGCGTTATTTTCAAGCCTTTACCCAGCCGGGAAAAACCGGGGTCATGTCGTTTAACTGTCCGCATATTCCGGGTATTCACCGGACGACAAGCGCCGTTCTCCGATCACAGGGTGTTACAAAAGGGCGGGAAATGATTCGCCGGCTAACCCGATTTTTGCCTAAATACATTCCGGGATTCGAACATTCCTTTTTAGTCAAAGAAGCCTCTCAGCTTGGCATTCGTGAATCATATCGAATCATTGGCCAATACGTACTCACCGAAAAAGACTATGTTCAGAGAGCCAGATTTCGCGATGGAATTGCAAGGGGCGACTGGTATATTGATGTACACAGTACGGCTGCCGAGCAAGTGGAAGAAGCGAAGTTCTCACGCGGAGAATATTATGAAATTCCCTACCGTTCCTTGATTACATATGAAATAAGCAATTTAATCGCAGCAGGAAGGCATATCTCCAGTACATTTTTTATGCAGGCATCCCTTCGGATTCAGCCGACAGTAAGAGAGGTCGCAGAGGCGGCAGGCGTTGCCTGTGCCTACTCGGTCCAAAACGGAATAAGCTTGAATGAATTAG
- a CDS encoding family 10 glycosylhydrolase — MNKKTRVMSGSVLVSSLVLSSLGLTGNAADALSNPPVNVMTVEDQSGDRMAINGVNQLANDNKLILFNDAFSYYTETRKGSKEAVLEKIGLNQYKVVKRTDGDSAIPENGLVLSTGTVPSAEAANFLSQLNMGETIKLYEPVEKSQEKTANAVDPTRASNPAGAPFDGFRGPDQLIVYTPAFGETTKTNPYGYEITVENGFVTKLGGGGSKIPKNGFVVSGHGIASQWISANSIIGAKVSVDANGLVKITQDVDSFAFQSEQAINQAKASIAKAKAEFIDADLPNAEQALQLGQDLLEKAKAETDSAAALDFTRQATQAAYDAYYYSLPSHAAEQRAIWYRPEETTLEGVKQVLDRMEKAGFNSVYLETTFHGYTIYPSKTMESYGLPAQHPRFQNAQYGQYGKDLLKAYVKEGKKRGLSIQAWTDGFMVGESSLGTPSQFVKYPEWAAIQRNNTTGKPAPDSSSKYYWLDIAQPKVQQFMLDIYKEMQADYDIKGLNIDYMRYPHQPFEKSYGFSSAVRKAYTEQFGTDPYTLDPKTDPEQWERWTKWLQSRENEFVEKLHDQSKQLDPKFMMTATPEPGPEAALISDWKDDIDGVIPQAYGHDFNSIQKTVQDSKKLMPEGTMYYTGIYSFYHHLSEMASVDDVMSAKHGTSGVNMFAFGQASAPSVDALGKGPWREKAVNPGEEPILAAQTVLKKMDEQLKSIYLKQGAVNKKEADHLKQGIRIMTLAVQTNPEKSGRAFESFISYITTLIEQDKISAAAGERMKEQAGEASFWVEYAVNHQNQ; from the coding sequence ATGAACAAAAAAACGAGAGTCATGTCCGGTTCCGTCCTTGTTTCAAGTCTTGTATTATCCTCGCTTGGGTTAACGGGAAATGCCGCTGACGCCCTGTCCAATCCGCCAGTAAATGTCATGACGGTTGAGGATCAATCAGGGGATCGAATGGCCATTAATGGTGTGAATCAGCTGGCTAATGACAATAAGCTCATTTTGTTCAATGATGCTTTCAGCTATTACACCGAAACAAGAAAAGGCAGCAAAGAAGCGGTTTTAGAAAAAATCGGCCTCAATCAGTACAAGGTTGTCAAGCGAACAGATGGCGACAGTGCCATACCGGAAAACGGATTGGTTCTTTCAACGGGGACTGTCCCTTCCGCAGAAGCTGCAAACTTCTTATCTCAGCTGAACATGGGGGAGACCATCAAGCTATATGAGCCGGTGGAAAAATCTCAGGAAAAAACCGCAAATGCCGTTGATCCAACGCGTGCATCAAATCCGGCAGGCGCCCCTTTCGATGGATTCAGAGGGCCGGATCAATTGATTGTTTATACACCTGCATTTGGTGAAACAACGAAGACCAATCCATACGGATATGAAATTACGGTGGAAAATGGATTTGTTACGAAGCTTGGCGGGGGAGGTTCAAAGATTCCAAAGAATGGATTTGTTGTAAGCGGACATGGCATCGCTTCACAGTGGATTTCCGCCAATTCCATCATCGGGGCTAAAGTGTCCGTCGATGCGAACGGATTAGTAAAAATAACGCAGGACGTAGACAGCTTTGCTTTCCAAAGTGAACAGGCGATTAACCAGGCAAAGGCTTCTATTGCCAAAGCAAAAGCAGAATTCATTGATGCCGATCTGCCAAATGCAGAGCAGGCCCTTCAATTGGGACAGGACCTGCTTGAAAAAGCAAAAGCGGAAACAGATTCTGCTGCAGCACTTGATTTTACCCGCCAGGCAACCCAGGCTGCTTATGATGCATATTACTATTCTCTGCCTTCTCATGCAGCTGAGCAGCGAGCGATTTGGTACCGGCCTGAAGAGACAACGCTTGAGGGAGTGAAACAGGTATTGGACCGGATGGAGAAGGCAGGCTTTAATTCCGTTTACCTGGAAACAACGTTCCATGGTTATACCATCTATCCAAGCAAAACAATGGAATCGTATGGGCTGCCTGCCCAGCATCCGAGATTCCAGAACGCTCAGTACGGCCAATACGGCAAAGACTTGCTGAAGGCGTATGTGAAGGAAGGGAAAAAGCGCGGTTTATCGATCCAGGCGTGGACAGATGGCTTTATGGTAGGGGAAAGCAGTCTTGGAACCCCATCCCAGTTTGTTAAATATCCGGAATGGGCAGCCATTCAGCGGAATAATACGACAGGGAAGCCGGCTCCTGATTCATCAAGCAAATATTATTGGCTGGATATTGCCCAGCCAAAGGTGCAGCAGTTTATGCTCGATATATATAAAGAGATGCAGGCAGATTACGATATTAAAGGGCTGAATATTGACTATATGCGCTACCCTCACCAGCCTTTTGAGAAGAGCTATGGGTTTAGCAGTGCGGTTCGGAAAGCATATACGGAGCAATTTGGAACCGACCCATACACCCTTGATCCAAAAACGGATCCCGAACAATGGGAGAGATGGACGAAATGGCTTCAATCCAGGGAAAATGAGTTCGTGGAAAAACTGCATGACCAGTCCAAACAATTGGATCCTAAATTTATGATGACAGCCACACCGGAGCCGGGACCTGAAGCGGCTCTTATAAGCGATTGGAAGGATGATATCGACGGGGTCATTCCGCAGGCGTACGGACACGATTTCAACAGCATTCAAAAAACGGTGCAGGATAGCAAAAAGCTGATGCCTGAAGGAACGATGTATTACACGGGAATCTATTCGTTTTACCATCATCTAAGCGAGATGGCGAGCGTGGATGATGTAATGTCGGCCAAGCACGGAACTTCAGGGGTGAACATGTTTGCATTCGGACAGGCAAGCGCTCCGTCTGTAGATGCTCTTGGCAAAGGGCCTTGGCGCGAAAAAGCGGTAAATCCGGGTGAAGAGCCCATTTTAGCCGCGCAAACTGTTTTGAAGAAGATGGATGAGCAGCTTAAATCTATTTATTTGAAGCAGGGGGCTGTAAACAAAAAAGAAGCCGATCATTTGAAGCAGGGAATCCGGATCATGACACTCGCAGTTCAGACAAATCCTGAAAAAAGCGGCAGGGCTTTCGAATCGTTCATCAGCTATATAACAACATTAATTGAACAAGATAAAATCAGCGCTGCTGCAGGCGAAAGGATGAAGGAGCAGGCGGGAGAAGCTTCATTCTGGGTGGAATATGCAGTAAATCATCAAAATCAATAA
- a CDS encoding sugar ABC transporter permease, with product MNREPAILQNIQTKAEPVPEKKRRWGMKLLTPWLFLLPAILILGIFLILPILEAFKWSFLDYKIIADTGEFVGLANFKEIFTDKNFWLALINTLVFLAIVLPLNIFLPMILAVLVNQKIKGVGTFRILYYLPVITPMVVAALMWKMLYSQSGLISKFLVSIGVFDSPTNLLVQSSTALAAVAAITVWKGLGYYMIIYLAGLQSIPKDVYESASIDGASLFQQFRHITVPMLVPSITLVSVMTIIAGMKVFEEIALTTNGGPSGATTTLVMYIYEKFKSLDVSIASAAGLVLLVLAIAASLLQMKLTSKREDDLRA from the coding sequence GTGAACAGAGAACCTGCTATCCTGCAAAATATCCAAACTAAAGCAGAACCTGTCCCAGAAAAGAAAAGACGATGGGGAATGAAGCTGCTTACACCATGGCTCTTTCTGCTTCCTGCCATTTTAATACTGGGGATTTTTTTAATCCTTCCAATTCTTGAAGCATTTAAATGGAGCTTTTTAGATTACAAAATTATCGCAGATACCGGTGAATTTGTTGGATTGGCCAACTTTAAAGAAATTTTCACCGACAAGAATTTCTGGCTGGCCCTCATAAATACGCTCGTGTTTCTGGCCATTGTCCTTCCACTGAATATTTTTCTGCCGATGATTCTTGCCGTTCTTGTAAATCAAAAGATTAAGGGAGTCGGTACATTCCGGATTCTATATTATCTTCCGGTCATTACCCCTATGGTGGTAGCAGCCCTAATGTGGAAAATGCTGTACTCGCAGAGCGGGTTAATTTCTAAATTTCTTGTTTCTATTGGCGTTTTTGATTCTCCTACGAACCTGCTTGTTCAATCATCCACAGCTCTGGCAGCTGTAGCCGCAATTACCGTCTGGAAGGGACTCGGCTATTACATGATCATTTATTTAGCGGGTCTGCAATCGATTCCAAAGGATGTCTATGAATCTGCAAGCATTGATGGAGCCTCGCTGTTTCAGCAGTTCCGTCATATTACGGTTCCCATGCTGGTGCCTTCTATCACACTCGTTTCTGTCATGACGATTATTGCGGGAATGAAGGTGTTCGAAGAAATTGCGCTGACAACAAACGGGGGGCCATCGGGTGCAACCACAACTCTTGTAATGTATATTTACGAAAAGTTCAAGAGCCTTGATGTCAGCATCGCATCTGCAGCCGGTCTGGTTTTGCTGGTGCTCGCCATTGCAGCGTCTCTCTTGCAGATGAAACTGACAAGCAAGCGTGAAGATGATTTAAGAGCGTAA
- a CDS encoding carbohydrate ABC transporter permease: MEKKRFSQKIGIYAVMLFITLLTVGPFLITLFIAVKSPSEGIYENILPADPTMGNFFTAFEKANFGTYFLNTVIVTVIAIPLNLLFCSLAAYPLARMDFRGRSVVLALIISTMMVPFQLYMAPLFQLAGELGLRNTHIGLVVMQVSTAFGIFLMRQAYLRIPKELEESAYLDGANKFKVWYMVAMPLVKPTLVTLAIFTFMGTWGDYLWPLINSTESSMYTLSIGLAQLSQNFDGSNLKLVSAASILTTIPTLLIFIWLQKYFISGATDGAVKG; this comes from the coding sequence ATGGAGAAAAAACGCTTCAGCCAAAAAATCGGCATTTATGCGGTCATGCTTTTCATTACCCTTCTTACAGTCGGGCCGTTTCTTATAACGCTCTTCATTGCCGTTAAATCGCCAAGTGAAGGAATCTATGAAAATATTCTTCCTGCAGATCCAACGATGGGAAACTTTTTCACGGCCTTTGAAAAAGCTAATTTCGGTACATATTTTTTGAATACGGTGATTGTCACAGTGATTGCGATTCCGCTAAATCTGCTGTTTTGCAGTCTTGCGGCCTATCCGCTGGCACGCATGGACTTTAGAGGACGCAGCGTCGTGCTCGCTTTGATCATTTCGACCATGATGGTTCCCTTCCAGCTTTATATGGCTCCTCTTTTTCAGCTTGCTGGAGAGCTCGGATTGCGCAACACACATATCGGATTAGTGGTCATGCAGGTATCCACGGCATTCGGAATTTTCCTGATGCGCCAAGCGTATCTAAGAATACCTAAGGAGCTTGAGGAGTCCGCTTATCTGGATGGTGCAAATAAATTCAAGGTTTGGTATATGGTAGCCATGCCGTTAGTAAAGCCGACACTCGTGACACTTGCCATCTTTACGTTTATGGGAACGTGGGGCGATTATTTATGGCCGCTGATCAATTCGACGGAGAGCAGCATGTATACACTTTCCATTGGACTGGCTCAGCTATCCCAGAATTTTGACGGGTCTAACTTAAAGCTTGTCAGCGCAGCGTCGATCCTGACAACGATTCCGACTTTGCTGATTTTCATCTGGCTGCAAAAGTACTTCATTTCAGGTGCCACAGACGGTGCGGTCAAAGGATAA
- a CDS encoding sugar ABC transporter substrate-binding protein yields the protein MSKWTKKVAAGSIAAALSFSLAACSGKEEASGSGSKSEELSGKVTLWTASLKGEPFDTYFKKLETNFEKLHPKLDVVIEDIPQNEMEQKVLTSLTGGDVPDVVNLNPHYMSNIAAQGGLLDLTDMVNDETKKSFVEGPYESGMYDGKLYALPWYLTTTVSWYNGGQFDKAGIKELPKDTQGIYETAKAVTKATGKPSYYPVINDGNTIMEKMVSLANGEPIVKDGKASFEDNQKIVEFFTLTQKMYKEGLIPQEAAEGSLNTGQQLYMAGNASFLEGGVTFLGPVESGAPDVYKGSKAGQPLESGEAPVNVAVMNFAVPAKTKNKEAAVELAEYVANAENQLEFAKTAGTVLPATKESLEDDYFKNPGDSPKALGMLQASESLSRAKVLIPPTENSADLRAATKNIFVKNLQGKLKPEEAVKELASEWNKAFEKSGEKVTF from the coding sequence ATGAGTAAATGGACAAAAAAGGTAGCAGCGGGTTCAATTGCAGCAGCACTCTCATTTAGTTTGGCTGCATGCAGCGGCAAGGAAGAGGCTTCAGGATCTGGTTCCAAATCTGAAGAGCTGTCAGGTAAGGTTACACTTTGGACAGCATCACTAAAAGGAGAACCGTTCGATACATACTTTAAAAAACTCGAAACAAACTTTGAAAAGCTTCATCCGAAGCTGGACGTTGTCATCGAAGACATACCTCAAAATGAAATGGAACAAAAGGTGCTGACTTCCCTGACAGGAGGGGATGTACCGGATGTCGTAAACTTGAATCCGCACTACATGTCCAATATTGCGGCTCAGGGCGGGCTCCTTGACTTAACAGACATGGTCAATGATGAAACGAAGAAATCGTTTGTTGAAGGACCTTATGAATCCGGAATGTATGACGGAAAATTATACGCACTGCCATGGTACTTAACAACTACCGTTTCCTGGTACAACGGCGGGCAGTTTGATAAAGCAGGCATTAAAGAACTGCCTAAAGATACTCAAGGGATTTATGAAACAGCTAAAGCCGTAACAAAAGCGACAGGAAAGCCTTCCTATTATCCTGTGATAAATGACGGAAATACCATCATGGAGAAAATGGTATCTCTTGCAAACGGCGAGCCAATCGTGAAAGACGGCAAAGCTTCATTTGAAGACAACCAAAAAATAGTGGAATTCTTCACCCTTACTCAGAAAATGTATAAAGAGGGCCTGATCCCGCAAGAGGCAGCGGAAGGTTCCCTTAATACAGGACAGCAATTATACATGGCGGGGAATGCATCCTTCCTTGAAGGCGGAGTGACGTTCCTTGGACCGGTTGAATCCGGTGCCCCGGATGTATATAAAGGTTCTAAAGCAGGGCAGCCGCTTGAATCCGGTGAAGCTCCTGTCAACGTTGCGGTTATGAACTTTGCCGTTCCGGCTAAAACGAAGAATAAAGAGGCTGCGGTAGAGCTTGCTGAATATGTAGCGAATGCTGAGAATCAATTGGAATTCGCGAAAACTGCCGGTACCGTTCTTCCTGCAACAAAAGAATCTCTGGAGGATGATTACTTTAAAAATCCAGGAGACTCACCGAAAGCACTTGGAATGCTTCAAGCGTCAGAGTCTCTGAGCCGCGCGAAAGTGTTGATTCCGCCAACTGAAAACAGTGCCGATCTCCGTGCTGCAACGAAGAATATTTTCGTGAAAAATCTCCAGGGCAAGCTTAAACCTGAAGAAGCGGTGAAGGAATTGGCATCTGAATGGAACAAAGCCTTTGAAAAATCCGGTGAAAAAGTAACCTTTTAA
- a CDS encoding SE1561 family protein, whose protein sequence is MGNATKDKDSQIDYLKNRLNMFMEVIDSMDPESTDLEDVDRLIQMLDDLEVKFDRFKKDWDQEEE, encoded by the coding sequence ATGGGAAACGCGACAAAAGATAAAGACTCACAAATAGATTATTTAAAAAACCGCCTGAATATGTTCATGGAGGTCATCGATTCAATGGATCCGGAATCAACGGATCTTGAAGATGTGGACCGCCTGATTCAGATGCTGGATGATTTAGAGGTTAAATTCGACCGTTTTAAAAAGGATTGGGATCAGGAAGAAGAGTGA